The following proteins are encoded in a genomic region of Cryptomeria japonica chromosome 11, Sugi_1.0, whole genome shotgun sequence:
- the LOC131072100 gene encoding fibrillin protein 5 homolog isoform X2: MATVCFLTHTSIPVNTSKEKKNIRHSKCLHSALSYSFYRYPHKKIRSNNSVDNHGFVIATNVNQTRPINGISGTDIFKAAPEFGSVDELKVALKNSIQGLNRGIFGVEAKRKAEIEKLLKLLEGQNTVSNPTEKLEMVDGQWRLLYSTISILGSKRTKLGLRDFITLGEFIQTVDVEKGKAQNKICFSVTGLGMLRGELVIEASYTIASPQRVNIQFQKSTILPEKLLNLFKKNYDMLLSIFNPEGWLEITYPCSLVLKSI; this comes from the exons ATGGCCACTGTCTGCTTCCTAACACACACTTCCATTCCTGTCAACACttcaaaggaaaagaagaatatAAGGCATAGTAAATGTTTGCATTCGGCGTTGAGTTATTCATTTTACAGATATCCCCACAAGAAGATTCGTAGCAACAACTCTGTAGATAATCATGGCTTTGTCATTGCAACAAATGTGAACCAGACCAGGCCTATAAATGGGATTTCAGGAACAGACATTTTCAAGGCAGCCCCAGAGTTTGGGAGTGTCGATGAGTTAAAAGTAGCccttaaaaattcaatacaag GCTTGAACAGAGGTATTTTTGGGGTCGAGGCAAAAAGAAAAGCTGAAATAGAGAAGCTGCTAAAGCTGCTTGAAGGACAAAATACTGTGTCCAATCCCACTGAAAAGCTTGAAATG GTAGATGGTCAGTGGAGGCTTCTTTACAGTACAATATCCATTCTTGGCTCAAAGCGGACAAAATTGGGTCTCCGAGATTTTATTACTCTCGGAGAGTTTATTCAGACGGTAGACGTAGAAAAG GGAAAAGCACAGAACAAGATTTGTTTTAGTGTTACTGGCTTAGGAATGCTCAGAGGAGAACTAGTTATTGAGGCTTCCTACACGATTGCAAGCCCTCAG CGTGTTAATATCCAGTTTCAAAAATCAACTATACTGCCTgaaaag TTGTTAAACTTGTTTAAAAAGAACTACGACATGCTTCTCAGCATTTTCAACCCTGAAGGCTGGCTGGAAATTACGTATCCTTGTTCTCTAGTTCTTAAGAGTATTTAA
- the LOC131072100 gene encoding fibrillin protein 5 homolog isoform X1 encodes MATVCFLTHTSIPVNTSKEKKNIRHSKCLHSALSYSFYRYPHKKIRSNNSVDNHGFVIATNVNQTRPINGISGTDIFKAAPEFGSVDELKVALKNSIQGLNRGIFGVEAKRKAEIEKLLKLLEGQNTVSNPTEKLEMVDGQWRLLYSTISILGSKRTKLGLRDFITLGEFIQTVDVEKGKAQNKICFSVTGLGMLRGELVIEASYTIASPQRVNIQFQKSTILPEKLLNLFKKNYDMLLSIFNPEGWLEITYLDNTTRIGRDDKGNLFLLERVVGEEV; translated from the exons ATGGCCACTGTCTGCTTCCTAACACACACTTCCATTCCTGTCAACACttcaaaggaaaagaagaatatAAGGCATAGTAAATGTTTGCATTCGGCGTTGAGTTATTCATTTTACAGATATCCCCACAAGAAGATTCGTAGCAACAACTCTGTAGATAATCATGGCTTTGTCATTGCAACAAATGTGAACCAGACCAGGCCTATAAATGGGATTTCAGGAACAGACATTTTCAAGGCAGCCCCAGAGTTTGGGAGTGTCGATGAGTTAAAAGTAGCccttaaaaattcaatacaag GCTTGAACAGAGGTATTTTTGGGGTCGAGGCAAAAAGAAAAGCTGAAATAGAGAAGCTGCTAAAGCTGCTTGAAGGACAAAATACTGTGTCCAATCCCACTGAAAAGCTTGAAATG GTAGATGGTCAGTGGAGGCTTCTTTACAGTACAATATCCATTCTTGGCTCAAAGCGGACAAAATTGGGTCTCCGAGATTTTATTACTCTCGGAGAGTTTATTCAGACGGTAGACGTAGAAAAG GGAAAAGCACAGAACAAGATTTGTTTTAGTGTTACTGGCTTAGGAATGCTCAGAGGAGAACTAGTTATTGAGGCTTCCTACACGATTGCAAGCCCTCAG CGTGTTAATATCCAGTTTCAAAAATCAACTATACTGCCTgaaaag TTGTTAAACTTGTTTAAAAAGAACTACGACATGCTTCTCAGCATTTTCAACCCTGAAGGCTGGCTGGAAATTAC ATATCTTGACAATACTACTAGGATTGGCAGGGATGATAAGGGAAACTTGTTTTTGCTTGAGCGAGTGGTAGGAGAAGAGGTCTAG
- the LOC131072100 gene encoding fibrillin protein 5 homolog isoform X4, which translates to MATVCFLTHTSIPVNTSKEKKNIRHSKCLHSALSYSFYRYPHKKIRSNNSVDNHGFVIATNVNQTRPINGISGTDIFKAAPEFGSVDELKVALKNSIQGLNRGIFGVEAKRKAEIEKLLKLLEGQNTVSNPTEKLEMVDGQWRLLYSTISILGSKRTKLGLRDFITLGEFIQTVDVEKGKAQNKICFSVTGLGMLRGELVIEASYTIASPQV; encoded by the exons ATGGCCACTGTCTGCTTCCTAACACACACTTCCATTCCTGTCAACACttcaaaggaaaagaagaatatAAGGCATAGTAAATGTTTGCATTCGGCGTTGAGTTATTCATTTTACAGATATCCCCACAAGAAGATTCGTAGCAACAACTCTGTAGATAATCATGGCTTTGTCATTGCAACAAATGTGAACCAGACCAGGCCTATAAATGGGATTTCAGGAACAGACATTTTCAAGGCAGCCCCAGAGTTTGGGAGTGTCGATGAGTTAAAAGTAGCccttaaaaattcaatacaag GCTTGAACAGAGGTATTTTTGGGGTCGAGGCAAAAAGAAAAGCTGAAATAGAGAAGCTGCTAAAGCTGCTTGAAGGACAAAATACTGTGTCCAATCCCACTGAAAAGCTTGAAATG GTAGATGGTCAGTGGAGGCTTCTTTACAGTACAATATCCATTCTTGGCTCAAAGCGGACAAAATTGGGTCTCCGAGATTTTATTACTCTCGGAGAGTTTATTCAGACGGTAGACGTAGAAAAG GGAAAAGCACAGAACAAGATTTGTTTTAGTGTTACTGGCTTAGGAATGCTCAGAGGAGAACTAGTTATTGAGGCTTCCTACACGATTGCAAGCCCTCAG
- the LOC131072100 gene encoding fibrillin protein 5 homolog isoform X3, whose amino-acid sequence MATVCFLTHTSIPVNTSKEKKNIRHSKCLHSALSYSFYRYPHKKIRSNNSVDNHGFVIATNVNQTRPINGISGTDIFKAAPEFGSVDELKVALKNSIQGLNRGIFGVEAKRKAEIEKLLKLLEGQNTVSNPTEKLEMVDGQWRLLYSTISILGSKRTKLGLRDFITLGEFIQTVDVEKGKAQNKICFSVTGLGMLRGELVIEASYTIASPQRVNIQFQKSTILPEKLLNLFKKNYDMLLSIFNPEGLNMSIRLQQQLRQQL is encoded by the exons ATGGCCACTGTCTGCTTCCTAACACACACTTCCATTCCTGTCAACACttcaaaggaaaagaagaatatAAGGCATAGTAAATGTTTGCATTCGGCGTTGAGTTATTCATTTTACAGATATCCCCACAAGAAGATTCGTAGCAACAACTCTGTAGATAATCATGGCTTTGTCATTGCAACAAATGTGAACCAGACCAGGCCTATAAATGGGATTTCAGGAACAGACATTTTCAAGGCAGCCCCAGAGTTTGGGAGTGTCGATGAGTTAAAAGTAGCccttaaaaattcaatacaag GCTTGAACAGAGGTATTTTTGGGGTCGAGGCAAAAAGAAAAGCTGAAATAGAGAAGCTGCTAAAGCTGCTTGAAGGACAAAATACTGTGTCCAATCCCACTGAAAAGCTTGAAATG GTAGATGGTCAGTGGAGGCTTCTTTACAGTACAATATCCATTCTTGGCTCAAAGCGGACAAAATTGGGTCTCCGAGATTTTATTACTCTCGGAGAGTTTATTCAGACGGTAGACGTAGAAAAG GGAAAAGCACAGAACAAGATTTGTTTTAGTGTTACTGGCTTAGGAATGCTCAGAGGAGAACTAGTTATTGAGGCTTCCTACACGATTGCAAGCCCTCAG CGTGTTAATATCCAGTTTCAAAAATCAACTATACTGCCTgaaaag TTGTTAAACTTGTTTAAAAAGAACTACGACATGCTTCTCAGCATTTTCAACCCTGAAG